The Neovison vison isolate M4711 chromosome 5, ASM_NN_V1, whole genome shotgun sequence genome includes a region encoding these proteins:
- the LOC122906273 gene encoding keratin, type I cytoskeletal 27, which translates to MSMRFSSASRRLGSSGGAGFGAGNACGVPGIGSGFSCAFGGSSSVGGYGGGLGGGSASCAAFTGNEHGLLSGNEKVTMQNLNDRLASYLENVRALEEANADLEQKIKGWYEKFGPGSCRGLDHDYSRYFPIIDDLRNQIISATTSNANVILQNDNARLTADDFRLKFENEQALHQSVDADVSGLRRVLDELTLCRTDLEIQLETLSEELAYLKKNHEEEMKALQCAAGGNVNVEMNAAPGVDLTVLLNNMRAEYEALAEQNRRDAEAWFNEKSASLQQQISDDAGATTSARNELTEMKRTLQTLEIELQSLLAMKHSLECSLSETEGNYCAQLSQIQAQIGALEEQLHQVRTETEGQKLEYEQLLDIKVHLEKEIETYCRLIDGEDGSCVKSKGYGGPGNQIKESSKTTMVKTIVEEIDPRGKVLSSRVHTVEEKSTKANNVKSEQRVPS; encoded by the exons ATGTCTATGCGCTTTTCTTCCGCATCCAGACGGCTTGGCTCCAGCGGGGGAGCGGGTTTTGGGGCTGGAAATGCATGTGGTGTGCCGGGCATTGGAAGTGGCTTCTCTTGCGCTTTTGGGGGCAGCTCATCTGTGGGAGGCTATGGAGGGGGACTGGGTGGGGGGAGTGCTTCTTGCGCTGCCTTCACTGGGAATGAACACGGCCTCCTGTCGGGCAATGAGAAGGTGACGATGCAGAACCTGAATGACCGCTTGGCCTCCTACCTGGAAAATGTACGAGCACTAGAGGAGGCCAACGCTGACCTGGAGCAGAAGATCAAGGGCTGGTACGAGAAATTCGGGCCTGGTTCTTGCCGTGGTCTTGATCATGATTACAGCAGATACTTCCCAATAATTGATGACCTTAGGAACCAG ATCATTTCTGCAACTACCAGCAATGCCAATGTTATCCTGCAAAATGATAATGCAAGACTAACAGCTGATGACTTCAGGCTAAA GTTTGAAAATGAACAGGCCCTTCACCAGAGTGTTGATGCCGATGTCAGCGGTTTGCGCAGGGTCCTGGACGAGCTGACTCTGTGCAGAACCGACCTAGAGATCCAGCTGGAAACCCTGAGCGAGGAGCTGGCTTACCTCAAGAAGAATCATGAGGAG GAAATGAAGGCGCTGCAGTGCGCGGCCGGAGGGAACGTGAACGTGGAGATGAACGCGGCACCCGGAGTGGACCTCACGGTCCTGCTGAACAACATGCGGGCCGAGTACGAAGCCCTGGCCGAGCAGAACCGCAGGGACGCGGAGGCCTGGTTCAACGAGAAG AGCGCCTCCCTGCAGCAGCAGATCTCCGACGACGCTGGTGCCACCACCTCTGCTCGGAATGAGCTGACCGAGATGAAACGTACTCTTCAAACCCTGGAGATCGAACTCCAGTCCCTCTTGGCAATG AAACACTCCCTGGAGTGCTCCCTGTCCGAGACCGAAGGCAACTACTGTGCGCAGCTCTCCCAGATCCAAGCTCAGATCGGGGCCCTGGAGGAGCAGCTGCACCAGGTCAGAACCGAGACGGAGGGCCAGAAGCTGGAGTACGAGCAGCTCCTTGACATCAAGGTCCACCTGGAAAAGGAGATTGAGACCTACTGCCGCCTGATTGATGGAGAGGATGG CTCTTGTGTTAAATCAAAAGGCTACGGAGGACCAGGGAATCagataaaag AGTCCTCTAAAACCACCATGGTTAAAACAATTGTTGAAGAAATAGATCCTCGTGGCAAAGTTCTCTCCTCCAGAGTTCACACTGTGGAAGAGAAATCCACCAAAGCCAACAACGTGAAGAGTGAACAGAGGGTGCCTTCCTGA